In one window of Candidatus Bathyarchaeota archaeon DNA:
- a CDS encoding bifunctional 5,10-methylenetetrahydrofolate dehydrogenase/5,10-methenyltetrahydrofolate cyclohydrolase gives MAIILDGKKTSETMMEELQVRVEELKAKEVTPTLALILTGGDKYSRRYVKMKVKRAERIGIETHLHHLKETTTKETVELVERLCGDPKIHGVMIQLPVAKGLNEGTIVKTINPEKDVDGISPLTLGKILLGEASFLPAGVDAIFELFRRYGLDPEGKHWVVAGSTNWLGKPLIAHLSNMGVQATFFDKDDSMMPELVMKADVLCTELYRKHAITAGMVKPGVIILDNGNNYEEKKVFGDVDMDAVVEVAEAITPVPGGLGPLLITMLLANTLKAAGKSIA, from the coding sequence ATGGCCATTATTCTGGACGGGAAAAAGACCTCGGAGACTATGATGGAAGAGCTCCAGGTCAGAGTAGAAGAGCTAAAGGCCAAGGAAGTCACCCCCACCCTAGCATTGATCCTAACGGGAGGGGACAAGTACAGCCGCCGCTACGTCAAAATGAAGGTGAAGCGAGCGGAGCGGATAGGCATTGAGACCCATCTCCACCACCTCAAGGAGACAACAACCAAGGAGACTGTAGAGCTCGTCGAGAGGTTATGCGGCGACCCAAAGATCCACGGGGTTATGATCCAGCTTCCCGTAGCCAAGGGACTAAACGAGGGAACGATAGTCAAGACGATTAACCCAGAGAAGGACGTCGACGGGATCTCTCCGTTAACCCTAGGGAAAATCCTACTAGGTGAGGCGTCTTTTCTCCCAGCCGGCGTCGATGCGATATTTGAACTTTTCAGGCGGTATGGCCTCGACCCAGAGGGAAAGCACTGGGTCGTTGCTGGTTCAACAAACTGGCTGGGAAAGCCACTGATCGCGCATCTCTCAAACATGGGCGTCCAAGCAACATTCTTCGACAAGGATGACTCGATGATGCCTGAGCTAGTAATGAAGGCAGATGTCCTCTGCACAGAACTCTACCGGAAGCATGCGATTACAGCAGGCATGGTGAAACCTGGAGTAATCATCCTAGACAATGGGAACAACTACGAGGAAAAGAAGGTCTTCGGAGACGTTGATATGGACGCGGTTGTTGAGGTGGCTGAGGCTATAACCCCGGTGCCCGGGGGCTTGGGGCCCCTCCTTATCACAATGCTCCTTGCGAACACCCTTAAGGCCGCCGGTAAAAGTATCGCTTAA
- a CDS encoding formate--tetrahydrofolate ligase, whose protein sequence is MPPDIVIAQSAKLKPITEIAATLGLNETDIEPYGRYKAKINPSVFKDRLDKPDGKLIAVTAITPTKSGEGKTTMAVGLAQALGQLGKKSIVVLRQPSLGPVFGIKGGAAGGGYAQVLPMEDINIHFTGDLHAITAAHDLLTSLMENSIYRGNKLNINIHEIMWKRVLDIESRFLRNIVAGLGGRMGGIPYETSFEITTASEVAAIHAIASDLMDLKGRIGEITVAFNKSGEPVKAKALGAEGAMAILMKEATKPNLVQTLENTPAIIHGGPFANIAHGCPSLIAIKTALKLTDYVVVEPGFGANLGLEKFCNIVARAGGLKPHIAVIVATIKALKTHSGVKKRQLRETNVEAVKAGLPMLENEIKNARKFGLRVVVCMNHFANDSKKEIDAVLDWCRSNNVPAAFTDTVLKGGPGGVELANLVLKELENPSDFHPLYELDLPVEEKIRSIATNMYQVSDIRLLPKARKALRRIVKLGFDKMPICMAKTPLSLTDKANIRGIPPEGYVLPITNLKPSTGVGFIVAFCGDINTMPAHPSKPAALEMDIDGNGVIKGLS, encoded by the coding sequence ATTCCCCCTGATATCGTAATCGCTCAGAGTGCTAAGCTCAAACCTATAACCGAAATAGCTGCCACCCTCGGGCTCAACGAGACCGATATAGAGCCCTACGGCAGATATAAGGCCAAAATTAACCCGTCCGTCTTTAAAGATAGGCTAGACAAACCAGATGGAAAACTCATCGCCGTGACAGCCATCACCCCAACAAAGTCCGGAGAGGGGAAGACGACTATGGCTGTGGGTTTGGCCCAAGCGTTAGGTCAGCTTGGGAAGAAGAGCATCGTGGTTCTGAGGCAGCCCTCCCTAGGCCCTGTCTTCGGCATCAAGGGGGGCGCTGCAGGGGGCGGTTATGCCCAAGTTCTCCCAATGGAGGACATCAATATCCACTTCACCGGGGATCTCCACGCCATCACTGCAGCCCACGACCTCCTCACTAGCCTAATGGAGAACTCTATCTACAGGGGGAACAAGCTCAACATCAACATTCATGAGATCATGTGGAAGCGTGTCCTGGACATTGAGAGCAGATTCCTCAGGAATATCGTAGCAGGCCTAGGAGGGAGGATGGGAGGCATCCCCTACGAGACCAGCTTTGAGATCACCACGGCCAGCGAGGTCGCAGCGATACACGCCATAGCGTCCGACCTTATGGACCTGAAGGGGCGTATAGGAGAGATCACTGTCGCTTTCAACAAATCTGGGGAACCCGTAAAGGCGAAGGCCCTCGGTGCTGAGGGTGCCATGGCAATCCTCATGAAGGAGGCGACCAAACCCAACCTAGTCCAGACTCTTGAGAACACTCCGGCTATAATCCACGGGGGGCCTTTCGCGAACATCGCCCACGGCTGCCCGAGCCTCATCGCTATAAAGACCGCCCTCAAGCTCACCGATTATGTCGTAGTGGAGCCAGGATTCGGAGCAAATTTGGGCCTTGAAAAGTTCTGTAACATAGTGGCCAGAGCAGGCGGCCTTAAGCCCCATATAGCGGTCATTGTCGCCACTATAAAGGCCCTCAAAACACATAGCGGCGTCAAGAAGAGGCAACTCAGGGAGACCAACGTCGAGGCTGTTAAAGCAGGCCTCCCTATGTTAGAGAACGAGATTAAGAATGCCCGAAAGTTCGGGCTTAGGGTTGTGGTTTGCATGAACCACTTTGCTAATGACTCCAAAAAGGAGATCGATGCGGTCCTTGACTGGTGCAGGTCGAACAATGTCCCTGCCGCCTTTACGGACACTGTTCTAAAGGGTGGACCCGGGGGAGTTGAGCTAGCAAACCTTGTCCTCAAGGAGCTGGAGAATCCTAGCGACTTTCACCCCCTCTATGAACTGGACCTCCCAGTAGAAGAGAAGATCAGGTCCATTGCCACCAATATGTATCAGGTCTCCGACATCCGGCTCCTCCCTAAGGCAAGGAAGGCCCTGAGGAGAATCGTGAAGCTGGGCTTCGATAAGATGCCCATCTGCATGGCGAAGACACCGCTCAGTCTTACTGACAAGGCCAACATCAGGGGGATTCCGCCGGAAGGGTACGTCCTTCCTATCACCAACCTTAAGCCAAGCACGGGCGTCGGGTTCATCGTCGCATTCTGCGGGGATATCAACACGATGCCAGCTCACCCTTCAAAGCCTGCGGCGCTGGAAATGGACATCGACGGGAACGGTGTCATTAAAGGACTGAGCTGA
- a CDS encoding MBL fold metallo-hydrolase, whose product MALTIRQRKGIFVEYGEDRIALDPDRKVMDLPIFVTHAHGDHASSFRNPKPVKHATEPTYRLLEALNWKKLDNWKPISIGDKVKIGEIEVRPLNAGHVLGSVQYEVYTPEGTVLYTGDISMGNSYTMEPACTVNCDLLIIETTFGAPQFKFPKRDKVALEMIRWAVMEAIPTGYIPAFRTDSIGNAQEVISIFNQMTNLPVVTAKSATKVSDVYRQFGHKLYYVDACTPEGQELLNSGKCVVVAPKSAKLGIKNLDTALASGWAAIMRNREKAFPLSDHADFRELLSFIRRCRPKRVLTFHGGKMTQGFAEYIKKRLGIDAGALTTSRETLRGIVRQKETRHKACAEHIMRAVRIPGFVYTGPWMVREMARRGFSKGETEAALKNLFDVGVLEPTATGVRLS is encoded by the coding sequence GTGGCATTAACTATCAGACAGAGAAAGGGAATCTTCGTTGAGTATGGGGAAGACAGGATCGCCCTCGACCCCGACAGGAAAGTTATGGACCTTCCAATCTTCGTCACTCACGCTCACGGAGACCACGCCTCATCATTCAGGAATCCTAAGCCCGTGAAACACGCCACAGAGCCTACCTACAGGCTCCTTGAGGCTCTTAATTGGAAGAAGCTTGATAACTGGAAGCCCATCTCCATCGGGGATAAGGTAAAGATTGGTGAAATTGAGGTTCGACCCCTCAATGCGGGGCACGTCCTTGGGAGCGTCCAGTATGAGGTCTACACCCCGGAGGGTACAGTCCTCTACACTGGGGACATCAGCATGGGAAACAGCTATACCATGGAGCCTGCGTGTACCGTAAATTGCGATCTCCTCATCATCGAAACGACTTTCGGGGCCCCCCAGTTCAAATTCCCCAAGCGGGACAAGGTCGCCCTCGAGATGATCCGATGGGCTGTAATGGAGGCAATCCCCACAGGATATATTCCGGCGTTCCGAACGGACTCCATAGGAAACGCCCAAGAGGTCATCAGCATTTTCAACCAAATGACTAACCTCCCGGTAGTCACCGCTAAGAGCGCAACGAAGGTAAGCGACGTTTACAGACAGTTCGGGCACAAGCTTTACTACGTTGACGCGTGCACTCCAGAGGGCCAGGAACTATTGAATAGTGGCAAATGTGTCGTTGTTGCGCCAAAATCCGCGAAGCTGGGAATCAAAAACCTAGACACTGCCCTTGCCTCGGGATGGGCCGCGATCATGCGCAACAGGGAAAAAGCCTTTCCTCTGAGTGATCACGCCGATTTCCGGGAACTCCTCAGCTTCATAAGACGCTGTCGCCCAAAAAGAGTTCTAACGTTTCACGGCGGAAAAATGACCCAAGGATTCGCTGAATACATTAAGAAGCGGCTGGGCATCGATGCCGGGGCCCTTACGACAAGCCGGGAGACCCTTAGGGGAATTGTGAGACAAAAAGAGACTAGACATAAGGCATGCGCTGAGCACATCATGCGGGCAGTCCGGATTCCCGGATTCGTATACACGGGGCCCTGGATGGTGCGAGAAATGGCCCGTAGGGGCTTCTCTAAAGGCGAGACAGAAGCCGCCCTTAAAAACCTCTTCGATGTGGGAGTCCTAGAGCCAACCGCTACAGGGGTTAGACTATCTTAA
- a CDS encoding nascent polypeptide-associated complex protein: MSKVNSRRARRMMKQMGMKMGELSDIDTVILKGSEREIIIRGASVTSINMQGQNMYQISGGSTTETKKKQKLDIPEEDVLLVAQQANVNLERARAALENAEGDLARAILVLSTS; the protein is encoded by the coding sequence TTGTCCAAGGTTAATTCCCGGCGCGCCCGCCGCATGATGAAACAGATGGGTATGAAGATGGGCGAACTCAGCGACATAGACACTGTCATCCTTAAAGGCTCCGAGCGGGAGATCATTATCCGGGGGGCCTCTGTAACCTCCATTAATATGCAGGGGCAAAACATGTACCAGATCAGTGGCGGCTCCACAACGGAAACCAAGAAAAAACAGAAACTCGATATTCCGGAGGAGGACGTGCTCCTAGTGGCTCAGCAAGCCAATGTCAACTTAGAGAGGGCACGAGCCGCCCTTGAGAACGCGGAGGGGGACCTTGCCCGGGCGATACTTGTGCTTTCCACCAGTTGA
- a CDS encoding MBL fold metallo-hydrolase yields the protein MVNLRFMGGTQEVGRNAILVETNGSNVLLDYGVKIGEKPQFPGHIRAKDVDGIIVSHAHLDHSGGVPQFYLRGEKPLFATSVTTGLMRILIRDMIKLSGYYLPFDNIEFEMMLKQSRDLAYGEKVKMKNIEFNLLDAGHIPGSAMVELTTGGKRVLYTGDMNTDTTRLCQGAKIPRKRFDAIVIESTYANKDHPDRKKLELEFVDAIKTVIHDKGKVLVPAFAVGRSQEMLSIMYSHKLKAKRVVDGMARAVNRVYMENPNFMRTPKSFAKTINSTQEMTGWRDRRNAIRRSDVIVAPSGMLQGGTAMFYTEKLALREENAIFLVSFQVPGTGGAKLMETGFFTIKEMDVEVKAKVRHFDFSSHCGRSSLEAFIRGVKGKPDVYVVHGEPENCESLAQWARDELDVNATAPNEGDEFTI from the coding sequence ATGGTAAATTTGCGTTTCATGGGAGGGACCCAAGAGGTAGGCAGGAACGCTATCCTCGTAGAAACAAATGGGTCGAATGTCCTTCTAGATTACGGAGTCAAGATAGGCGAAAAACCTCAGTTCCCCGGTCATATTAGGGCGAAGGATGTTGATGGGATCATTGTAAGTCATGCCCACTTAGATCACTCTGGAGGAGTGCCCCAGTTTTATCTTAGGGGAGAGAAGCCTCTCTTCGCCACGTCAGTGACCACCGGGCTCATGAGGATTCTAATAAGGGACATGATCAAGCTAAGCGGGTACTATCTTCCCTTCGACAATATAGAGTTCGAAATGATGTTGAAGCAGAGTCGCGATCTCGCTTACGGGGAGAAGGTGAAAATGAAAAACATCGAGTTCAACCTCTTGGACGCCGGGCATATCCCTGGAAGCGCCATGGTGGAACTCACTACGGGAGGGAAACGAGTTCTTTATACGGGAGATATGAACACGGACACCACCCGACTCTGTCAGGGCGCTAAAATCCCACGGAAAAGATTCGACGCTATAGTTATCGAGAGCACCTACGCTAACAAGGATCATCCGGACCGGAAGAAGCTCGAGTTAGAGTTTGTGGACGCCATAAAGACAGTCATCCACGACAAGGGAAAAGTCTTGGTGCCCGCTTTTGCTGTCGGGCGGAGCCAGGAGATGCTATCCATAATGTATTCACACAAGCTCAAGGCCAAAAGAGTGGTCGACGGCATGGCTAGGGCTGTGAACAGGGTCTACATGGAGAACCCAAACTTTATGAGGACTCCAAAGTCCTTTGCAAAGACGATCAACTCGACCCAGGAAATGACGGGCTGGAGAGACAGGCGTAATGCGATACGTCGTAGCGACGTTATAGTAGCCCCATCAGGGATGCTCCAAGGAGGCACAGCAATGTTCTACACAGAGAAACTAGCCCTTAGGGAGGAGAACGCAATTTTCCTCGTGAGCTTTCAAGTCCCCGGAACCGGAGGGGCAAAGCTCATGGAAACAGGCTTTTTCACGATCAAGGAAATGGACGTCGAGGTTAAGGCCAAGGTTAGGCACTTTGATTTCAGCAGTCACTGCGGGCGAAGCTCCCTAGAGGCTTTCATCCGGGGGGTTAAAGGAAAACCTGACGTTTATGTAGTCCACGGGGAGCCCGAGAACTGCGAATCCTTAGCCCAGTGGGCACGAGACGAGCTTGACGTGAACGCCACTGCTCCAAACGAGGGTGACGAGTTCACAATCTGA